The Anabas testudineus chromosome 14, fAnaTes1.2, whole genome shotgun sequence genome includes a region encoding these proteins:
- the abhd11 gene encoding protein ABHD11, which translates to MSALCRLVHRGLSCRLFPGQLDVCRVAPPVRSASSSSPVNLTYDVFDGKGESTPLVFLHGLFGSKSNFHSIAKSLVQRTGRKVLTVDARNHGNSPHSSALTYEAMSGDLKHLLAQLHIEKCILIGHSMGGKTAMTTALTQPGLVERLVVVDISPAQTTARTNFRYYIQAMQDMKISSDIPRSTARRMAEDQLRSLVKEHSVRQFLLTNLVEQNGHYAWRVNLEAISAHLDDIMSFPNFNTVFEGPTLFLGGASSAYISSEDYPEIQRLFPSADIQYIPDASHWIHADKPLDFISSIISFLQS; encoded by the exons ATGAGTGCGTTGTGTCGCCTCGTCCACAGAGGACTGTCGTGTCGTTTATTCCCCGGACAGCTGGATGTGTGCCGGGTGGCTCCCCCGGTCCGCAGCGCCAGCTCATCCAG cCCAGTCAACTTGACCTATGATGTCTTCGATGGGAAGGGAGAGAGCACTCCCCTGGTGTTTCTCCATGGGCTTTTTGGCAGCAAATCTAATTTCCACTCAATAGCCAAGTCCTTGGTGCAGCGCACAGGTCGAAAG GTGTTGACTGTAGATGCCCGTAACCATGGAAACAGCCCTCACAGCTCGGCGCTGACCTACGAAGCGATGAGCGGGGATTTGAAACACCTCCTCGCCCAGCTACACATTGAAAAGTGCATCCTCATCGGTCACAGCATGGGAGGGAAGACAGCCATGACGACGGCTCTGACACAG CCTGGTTTAGTAGAGAGGTTGGTGGTAGTCGACATCAGTCCAGCTCAGACCACCGCTCGCACCAACTTTCGCTATTACATCCAGGCCATGCAGGACATGAAGATCTCCAGTGACATCCCACGCTCCACTGCCAGGAGGATGGCTGAGGATCAGCTGCGTAGTTTGGTCAAG GAGCACTCTGTGCGTCAGTTTCTGCTGACTAATCTGGTGGAACAGAACGGACACTACGCCTGGAGGGTAAACTTGGAGGCCATCTCGGCACATCTTGATGACATCATGAGTTTTCCCAACTTTAACACAGTCTTTGAGGGACCTACGCTGTTCTTGGGTGGAGCAAGTTCTGCTTACATCAG CTCCGAAGATTACCCAGAAATCCAGAGGCTGTTCCCAAGCGCTGACATCCAGTACATCCCAGACGCCAGCCACTGGATCCACGCAGATAAACCCTTAGATTTCATCAGCTCCATCATCTCATTCCTTCAGTCGTAG